A stretch of Saccharomyces cerevisiae S288C chromosome IV, complete sequence DNA encodes these proteins:
- a CDS encoding gag-pol fusion protein (Retrotransposon TYA Gag and TYB Pol genes; transcribed/translated as one unit; polyprotein is processed to make a nucleocapsid-like protein (Gag), reverse transcriptase (RT), protease (PR), and integrase (IN); similar to retroviral genes) — protein sequence MESQQLSNYPHISHGSACASVTSKEVHTNQDPLDVSASKIQEYDKASTKANSQQTTTPASSAVPENPHHASPQPASVPPPQNGPYPQQCMMTQNQANPSGWSFYGHPSMIPYTPYQMSPMYFPPGPQSQFPQYPSSVGTPLSTPSPESGNTFTDSSSADSDMTSTKKYVRPPPMLTSPNDFPNWVKTYIKFLQNSNLGGIIPTVNGKPVRQITDDELTFLYNTFQIFAPSQFLPTWVKDILSVDYTDIMKILSKSIEKMQSDTQEANDIVTLANLQYNGSTPADAFETKVTNIIDRLNNNGIHINNKVACQLIMRGLSGEYKFLRYTRHRHLNMTVAELFLDIHAIYEEQQGSRNSKPNYRRNPSDEKNDSRSYTNTTKPKVIARNPQKTNNSKSKTARAHNVSTSNNSPSTDNDSISKSTTEPIQLNNKHDLHLGQKLTESTVNHTNHSDDELPGHLLLDSGASRTLIRSAHHIHSASSNPDINVVDAQKRNIPINAIGDLQFHFQDNTKTSIKVLHTPNIAYDLLSLNELAAVDITACFTKNVLERSDGTVLAPIVKYGDFYWVSKKYLLPSNISVPTINNVHTSESTRKYPYPFIHRMLAHANAQTIRYSLKNNTITYFNESDVDWSSAIDYQCPDCLIGKSTKHRHIKGSRLKYQNSYEPFQYLHTDIFGPVHNLPNSAPSYFISFTDETTKFRWVYPLHDRREDSILDVFTTILAFIKNQFQASVLVIQMDRGSEYTNRTLHKFLEKNGITPCYTTTADSRAHGVAERLNRTLLDDCRTQLQCSGLPNHLWFSAIEFSTIVRNSLASPKSKKSARQHAGLAGLDISTLLPFGQPVIVNDHNPNSKIHPRGIPGYALHPSRNSYGYIIYLPSLKKTVDTTNYVILQGKESRLDQFNYDALTFDEDLNRLTASYHSFIASNEIQESNDLNIESDHDFQSDIELHPEQPRNVLSKAVSPTDSTPPSTHTEDSKRVSKTNIRAPREVDPNISESNILPSKKRSSTPQISNIESTGSGGMHKLNVPLLAPMSQSNTHESSHASKSKDFRHSDSYSENETNHTNVPISSTGGTNNKTVPQISDQETEKRIIHRSPSIDASPPENNSSHNIVPIKTPTTVSEQNTEESIIADLPLPDLPPESPTEFPDPFKELPPINSHQTNSSLGGIGDSNAYTTINSKKRSLEDNETEIKVSRDTWNTKNMRSLEPPRSKKRIHLIAAVKAVKSIKPIRTTLRYDEAITYNKDIKEKEKYIEAYHKEVNQLLKMNTWDTDKYYDRKEIDPKRVINSMFIFNRKRDGTHKARFVARGDIQHPDTYDSGMQSNTVHHYALMTSLSLALDNNYYITQLDISSAYLYADIKEELYIRPPPHLGMNDKLIRLKKSLYGLKQSGANWYETIKSYLIKQCGMEEVRGWSCVFKNSQVTICLFVDDMILFSKDLNANKKIITTLKKQYDTKIINLGESDNEIQYDILGLEIKYQRGKYMKLGMENSLTEKIPKLNVPLNPKGRKLSAPGQPGLYIDQDELEIDEDEYKEKVHEMQKLIGLASYVGYKFRFDLLYYINTLAQHILFPSRQVLDMTYELIQFMWDTRDKQLIWHKNKPTEPDNKLVAISDASYGNQPYYKSQIGNIYLLNGKVIGGKSTKASLTCTSTTEAEIHAISESVPLLNNLSHLVQELNKKPITKGLLTDSKSTISIIISNNEEKFRNRFFGTKAMRLRDEVSGNHLHVCYIETKKNIADVMTKPLPIKTFKLLTNKWIH from the exons atggaatcccaacaattatctaattacCCACATATATCTCATGGTAGCGCCTGtgcttcggttacttctaaggaagtccacacaaatcaagatccgttagacgtttcagcttccaaaattcaagaatatgataaggcttccactaaggctaactctcaacagacaacaacacctgcttcatcagctgttccagagaacccCCATCATGCCTCTCCTCAACCTgcttcagtaccacctCCACAGAATGGGCCGTACCCACAGCAGTGCATGATGACCCAAAACCAAGCCAATCCATCTGGTTGGTCATTTTACGGACACCCATCTATGATTCCGTATAcaccttatcaaatgtcgcctatgtactttccacctgggccacaatcacagtttccgcagtatccatcatcagttggaacGCCTCTGAGCACTCCATCACCTGAGTCAggtaatacatttactgattcatcctcagcggactctgatatgacatccactaaaaaatatgtcagaccaccaccaatgttaacctcacctaatgactttccaaattgggttaaaacatacatcaaatttttacaaaactcgaatctcggtggtattattccgACAGTAAACGGAAAACCCGTACGTCAGatcactgatgatgaactcaccttcttgtataacacttttcaaatatttgctcccTCTCAATTCCTACCTACCTGGGTCAAAGACATCCTATCCGTTGATTATAcggatatcatgaaaattctttccaaaagtattgaaaaaatgcaatctgATACCCAAGAGGCAAACGACATTGTGACCctggcaaatttgcaatataatggcagtacacctgcagatgcatttgaaacaaaagtcacaaacattatcgacagactgaacaataatggcattcatatcaataacaaggtcgcatgccaattaattatgagaggtctatctggcgaatataaatttttacgctaCACACGTCATCGAcatctaaatatgacagtcgctgaactgttcttagatatccatgctatttatgaagaacaacagggatcgagaaacagcaaacctaattacaggagaaatccgagtgatgagaagaatgattctcgcagctatacgaatacaaccaaacccaaagttatagctcggaatcctcaaaaaacaaataattcgaaatcgaaaacagcCAGGGCTCACAATGTATCCACATCTAATAACTCTCCCAGCACGGACAACGATTCcatcagtaaatcaactactgaaccgattcaattgaacaataagcaCGACCTTCATCTT GGCCAGAAACTTACTGAATCTACAGTAAATCATACTaatcattctgatgatgaactccctggacacctccttctcgattcaggagcatcacgaacccttataagatctgctcatcacatacactcagcatcatctaatcctgacataaacgtagttgatgctcaaaaaagaaatataccaattaacgctattggtgacctacaatttcacttccaggacaacaccaaaacatcaataaaggtattgcacactcctaacatagcctatgacttactcagtttgaatgaattggctgcagtagatatcacagcatgctttaccaaaaacgtcTTAGAACGGTCTGACGGCACTGTACTTGCACCTATCGTAAAatatggagacttttactgggtatctaaaaagtacttgcttccatcaaatatctccgtacccaccatcaataatgtccatacaagtgaaagtacacgcaaatatccttatcctttcattcatcgaatgcttgcgcatgccaatgcacagacaattcgatactcacttaaaaataacaccatcacgtattttaacgaatcagatgtcgactggtctagtgctattgactatcaatgtcctgattgtttaatcggcaaaagcaccaaacacagacatatcaaaggttcacgactaaaataccaaaattcatacgaaccctttcaatacctacatactgacatatttggtccagttcacaacctaccaaatagtgcaccatcctatttcatctcatttactgatgagacaacaaaattccgtTGGGTTTATCCATTACACGACCGTCGCGAGGACTCTATCCtcgatgtttttactacgatactagcttttattaaaaaccagtttcaggccagtgtcttggttatacaaatggaccgtggttctgagtatactaacagaactctccataaattccttgaaaaaaatggtataactccatgctatacaaccacaGCGGATTCCCGAGCACATGGAGTCGCTGAACGGCTAAACCGTACCTTATTAGATGACTGCCGTACTCAACTGCAATGTAGTGGTTTACCGAACCATTTATGGTTCTCTgcaatcgaattttctactattgtgagaaattcactagcttcacctaaaagcaaaaaatctgcaagacaacatgctggcttggcaggacttgatatcagtactttgttacctttcggtcaacctgttatcgtcaatgatcacaaccctaactccaaaatacatcctcgtggcaTCCCAGGCTACGCTCTACATCCGTCtcgaaactcttatggatatatcatctatcttccatccttaaagaagacagtagatacaactaactatgttattcttcagggcaaggaatccagattagatcaattcaattacgacgcactcactttcgatgaagacttAAACCGTTTAACTGCTTCATATCATTCGTTCATTGCGTCAAATGAGATCCAAGAATCCAATGATCTTAACATAGAATCTGACCATGACTTCCAATCCGACATTGAACTACATCCTGAGCAACCGAGAAAtgtcctttcaaaagctgtgagTCCAACCGATTCCACACCTCCGTCAACTCATACTGAAGATTCGAAACGTGTTTctaaaaccaatattcgcgcacccagagaagttgaccccaacatatctgaatctaatattcttccatcaaagaagagatctagcaccccccaaatttccaatatcgAGAGTACCGGTTCGGGTGGTATGcataaattaaatgttcctttacttGCTCCCATGTCCCAATCTAACACACATGAGTCGTCGCACGccagtaaatctaaagatttcagacacTCAGACTCGTACAGTGAAAATGAGACTAATCATACAAACGTACCAATATCCAGTACGGGTggtaccaacaacaaaactgtTCCGCAGATAAGTGACCAAGAGACtgagaaaaggattataCACCGTTCACCTTCAATCGATGCTTCTCCACcggaaaataattcatcgcACAATATTGTTCCTATCAAAACGCCAACTACTGTTTCTGAACAGAATACCGAGGAATCTATCATCGCTGATCTCCCACTCCCTGATCTACCTCCAGAATCTCCTACCGAATTCCCTGACCCATTTAAAGAACTCCCACCGATAAATTCTCATCaaactaattccagtttgggtggtattggtgactctaatgcctatactactatcaacagtaagaaaagatcattagaagataatgaaactgaaattaaggtatcacgagacacatggaatactaagaatatgcgtagtttagaacctccgagatcgaagaaacgaattcacctgattgcagctgtaaaagcagtaaaatcaatcaaaccaatacgGACAACCTTAAGATACGATGAGGCAATCacctataataaagatattaaagaaaaggaaaaatatatcgaagcataccacaaagaagtcaaccaactattgaaaatgaatactTGGGACACTgacaaatattatgacagaaaagaaatagaccctaaaagagtaataaattcaatgtttatcttcaacaggAAACGTGACGGTACTCAtaaagctagatttgttgcaagaggtgaTATTCAGCATCCTGACACTTACGACTCAGGCatgcaatccaataccgtacatcactatgcattaatgacatccctgtcacttgcattagacaataactactatattacacaattagacatatcttcggcatatttgtatgcagacatcaaagaagaattatacataagacctccaccacatttaggaatgaatgataagttgatacgtttgaagaaatcactttatggattgaaacaaagtggagCGAACTGGTacgaaactatcaaatcatacctgataaaacagtgtggtatggaagaagttcgtggatggtcatgcgtatttaagaatagtcaagtaacaatttgcttattcgttgatgatatgatattgttcagcaaagacttaaatgcaaataagaaaatcataacaacactcaagaaacaatacgatacaaagataataaatctgggtgaaagtgataacgaaattcagtacgacatacttggcttagaaatcaaatatcaaagaggtaaatacatgaaattaggtatggaaaactcattaactgagaaaatacccaaattaaacgtacctttgaatccaaaaggaagaaaacttagcgctccaggtcaaccaggtctttatatagaccaggatgaactagaaatagatgaagatgaatacaaagagaaggtacatgaaatgcaaaagttgattggtctagcttcatatgttggatataaatttagatttgacttactatactacatcaacacacttgctcaacatatactattcccctctaggcaagttttagacatgacatatgagttaatacaattcatgtgggacactagagataaacaactgatatggcacaaaaacaaacctaccgagccagataataaactagtCGCAATAAGTGATGCTTCATATGGTAACCAACCATATTACAAGTCACAAATTGGcaacatatatttacttaATGGAAAGgtaattggaggaaagtccACCAAGGCTTCATTAACATGTACTTCAACTAcggaagcagaaatacacgcGATAAGTGAATCTGtcccattattaaataacCTCAGTCACCTTGTGcaagaacttaacaagaaaccaattacTAAAGGATTACTAACCGACAGTAAATCTACAAtcagtataattatatccaataatgaagagaaatttagaaacagattttttggtactaAAGCAATGAGACTaagagatgaagtatcaggAAATCATCTGCACGTATGCTATATcgaaaccaaaaagaatattgcaGACGTAATGACcaaacctcttccgataaaaacattcaaactattaacaaacaaatggattcattag
- a CDS encoding gag protein (Retrotransposon TYA Gag gene co-transcribed with TYB Pol; translated as TYA or TYA-TYB polyprotein; Gag is a nucleocapsid protein that is the structural constituent of virus-like particles (VLPs); similar to retroviral Gag), with amino-acid sequence MESQQLSNYPHISHGSACASVTSKEVHTNQDPLDVSASKIQEYDKASTKANSQQTTTPASSAVPENPHHASPQPASVPPPQNGPYPQQCMMTQNQANPSGWSFYGHPSMIPYTPYQMSPMYFPPGPQSQFPQYPSSVGTPLSTPSPESGNTFTDSSSADSDMTSTKKYVRPPPMLTSPNDFPNWVKTYIKFLQNSNLGGIIPTVNGKPVRQITDDELTFLYNTFQIFAPSQFLPTWVKDILSVDYTDIMKILSKSIEKMQSDTQEANDIVTLANLQYNGSTPADAFETKVTNIIDRLNNNGIHINNKVACQLIMRGLSGEYKFLRYTRHRHLNMTVAELFLDIHAIYEEQQGSRNSKPNYRRNPSDEKNDSRSYTNTTKPKVIARNPQKTNNSKSKTARAHNVSTSNNSPSTDNDSISKSTTEPIQLNNKHDLHLRPETY; translated from the coding sequence atggaatcccaacaattatctaattacCCACATATATCTCATGGTAGCGCCTGtgcttcggttacttctaaggaagtccacacaaatcaagatccgttagacgtttcagcttccaaaattcaagaatatgataaggcttccactaaggctaactctcaacagacaacaacacctgcttcatcagctgttccagagaacccCCATCATGCCTCTCCTCAACCTgcttcagtaccacctCCACAGAATGGGCCGTACCCACAGCAGTGCATGATGACCCAAAACCAAGCCAATCCATCTGGTTGGTCATTTTACGGACACCCATCTATGATTCCGTATAcaccttatcaaatgtcgcctatgtactttccacctgggccacaatcacagtttccgcagtatccatcatcagttggaacGCCTCTGAGCACTCCATCACCTGAGTCAggtaatacatttactgattcatcctcagcggactctgatatgacatccactaaaaaatatgtcagaccaccaccaatgttaacctcacctaatgactttccaaattgggttaaaacatacatcaaatttttacaaaactcgaatctcggtggtattattccgACAGTAAACGGAAAACCCGTACGTCAGatcactgatgatgaactcaccttcttgtataacacttttcaaatatttgctcccTCTCAATTCCTACCTACCTGGGTCAAAGACATCCTATCCGTTGATTATAcggatatcatgaaaattctttccaaaagtattgaaaaaatgcaatctgATACCCAAGAGGCAAACGACATTGTGACCctggcaaatttgcaatataatggcagtacacctgcagatgcatttgaaacaaaagtcacaaacattatcgacagactgaacaataatggcattcatatcaataacaaggtcgcatgccaattaattatgagaggtctatctggcgaatataaatttttacgctaCACACGTCATCGAcatctaaatatgacagtcgctgaactgttcttagatatccatgctatttatgaagaacaacagggatcgagaaacagcaaacctaattacaggagaaatccgagtgatgagaagaatgattctcgcagctatacgaatacaaccaaacccaaagttatagctcggaatcctcaaaaaacaaataattcgaaatcgaaaacagcCAGGGCTCACAATGTATCCACATCTAATAACTCTCCCAGCACGGACAACGATTCcatcagtaaatcaactactgaaccgattcaattgaacaataagcaCGACCTTCATCTTAGGCCAGAAACTTACTGA
- the HIM1 gene encoding Him1p (hypothetical protein involved in DNA repair) → MSYSVNTFTDYVLLFGSSSLVGKGILENLLDINLYIKNVSDLQGKLDSLSEIKGNVVLNKHVFCVNRRCINEEKSFMKTIDYINMRSVTWQGGRYYLRSRKEKDTEKVPSSPNTFCYDNFEEGFIKNTPEERGKDGYSFVYNQKQFSYTLHYACGKEKGIEIICNFTVTQLIIPRSETWPKLLPRIFSGTQKLEKFDIDNKNYVPGRSLPSLCDISTMVCSLGSTSARVRRTQVPSSFADYYLPFNLAQEFTNTTNKRLVVTTAFNNDFLSKTFEYFRIKAKLENDLDEALPNKLKELVILRPGPMCGQHGNPINVELGKENSTFLEKIFYYPHYLLVYKKKYISEARRIGLRTKLSEIIASSIYRMPGSALLGYAVPVSKVSYVASLMAIERKSKEAGPKLEVISSYQIDMIV, encoded by the coding sequence ATGAGTTATAGTGTCAACACGTTTACAGATTACGTTTTATTGTTTGGATCATCTAGTTTAGTAGGAAAAGGTATTTTAGAGAACCTGTTGGACataaatttatatattaaaaatgttTCGGACCTACAAGGCAAGCTTGATAGCTTAAGTGAAATAAAGGGAAATGTCGTTCTCAATAAACATGTCTTTTGTGTTAATAGAAGGTGCATCAATGAGGAGAAATCATTTATGAAGACCATTgattatataaatatgAGATCAGTTACTTGGCAAGGTGGCAGATATTACTTGAGAAGcaggaaagaaaaagacactGAAAAAGTACCGTCTAGTCCTAATACTTTTTGTTatgataattttgaagaaggatttattaaaaatacGCCTGAAGAGAGGGGAAAAGATGgttattcttttgtttataatCAGAAACAGTTCAGTTACACACTACATTATGCATGcggaaaggaaaaaggtATTGAGATCATTTGTAATTTTACTGTAACGCAATTGATCATCCCCAGATCTGAAACTTGGCCAAAATTGCTTCCACGGATATTCTCAGGAACACAAAAGCTGGAAAAGTTTGACATTGACAACAAAAATTACGTTCCCGGTAGAAGTTTGCCTAGTCTGTGTGATATTAGCACTATGGTGTGCTCTTTGGGCTCCACCTCAGCTAGAGTGCGGAGAACTCAGGTACCAAGTTCCTTTGCTGACTATTACTTACCTTTTAATTTAGCACAAGAATTCACGAATACAACTAACAAAAGGTTGGTGGTTACAACTGCCTTTAATAATGATTTTCTTAGTAAAACTTTCGAGTATTTTAGAATAAAAGCTAAATTAGAAAATGACTTGGATGAAGCTTTGCCAAATAAGCTAAAGGAGCTAGTTATTTTGAGGCCAGGTCCGATGTGTGGACAGCACGGAAATCCTATAAACGTTGAATTGGGTAAAGAAAACTCCACtttcttggaaaaaattttttattatccTCACTATCTTTTAgtttataaaaagaaatatatcaGTGAGGCCAGAAGGATTGGCTTAAGAACAAAGTTAAGCGAAATAATTGCTTCCAGTATATATAGGATGCCAGGATCTGCATTATTAGGATACGCTGTCCCAGTTTCAAAGGTTTCTTATGTTGCCTCTTTGATGGCGAttgaaaggaaaagtaaAGAGGCGGGACCTAAGCTGGAAGTAATTAGCAGTTATCAAATTGATATGATTGTGTGA
- the MCM21 gene encoding Mcm21p (Component of the kinetochore sub-complex COMA; COMA (Ctf19p, Okp1p, Mcm21p, Ame1p) bridges kinetochore subunits in contact with centromeric DNA with subunits bound to microtubules during kinetochore assembly; involved in minichromosome maintenance; modified by sumoylation; orthologous to human centromere constitutive-associated network (CCAN) subunit CENP-O), with protein MSRIDDLQQDIESLLSEINSLEESREKLKAKIKDKRKNEESANPIVQEFEDLFDQFPQLNNFLFNEHPELEETDDKDISRAQADIPATPIPYEPKKRAKLENEEILPEQEWVLKTQPMVQHQMFDPGVADLLDTDILTSPSKRKRKLKIDDISTSDRSELEDYIVLENVYRMFGITFFPLVDPIDLKIKDASGEIFVDREMLGIRLEVFSERTSQFEKPHYVLLKKRIKSNSWFLFKHTIPSFIDVQGIFDDTNGGLVISHDDAYLFAKRVFLQLVEVQKRRQIFKDLEAKKIIHDLDLDLESSMVSFFVKDIKVELFVKQNEIVSCSILDDIHDFSQNNKSKWEIALLGSLDDLELKLNHSFATIFK; from the exons ATGAGTAGAATCGATGATTTACAGCAGGACATTGAATCTTTACTCAGTGAAA TCAATTCATTAGAAGAAAGTCGTGAGAAGCTCAAAGCGAAgataaaagataaaagaaaaaatgaggAGAGCGCTAATCCTATAGTacaagaatttgaagatcTATTCGATCAATTCCCACagttgaataattttttatttaatgaGCATCCAGAATTGGAAGAGACAGATGACAAGGACATATCAAGGGCGCAAGCGGATATACCAGCAACGCCAATACCGTATgaaccaaagaaaagagcTAAGCTGGAGAATGAGGAAATTTTACCAGAACAAGAATGGGTTTTAAAGACCCAGCCAATGGTTCAGCATCAAATGTTTGATCCTGGGGTGGCAGATTTATTGGATACAGACATTCTAACGTCaccttcaaaaagaaagcgaAAACTAAAAATAGACGATATTAGTACAAGTGATAGAAGTGAGTTGGAAGATTATATTGTCCTGGAAAATGTTTATAGAATGTTTGGTATAACATTTTTCCCTCTTGTGGACCCTATTGACCTTAAGATAAAAGATGCTAGCGGTGAAATATTTGTTGATAGAGAAATGCTGGGAATACGACTGGAAGTCTTCAGCGAACGGACATcccaatttgaaaaacctCACTATgtattgttgaaaaagagGATCAAATCGAATAGTTGGTTCCTGTTCAAGCATACAATCCCGAGTTTCATTGATGTCCAAGGTATATTTGATGACACCAATGGGGGACTAGTGATATCTCATGATGACGCCTATTTATTTGCTAAAAGAGTCTTCCTGCAACTTGTGGAAGTACAGAAAAGACGACAGATTTTTAAGGACTTAGAAGCTAAGAAGATAATCCACGACTTAGATTTAGATTTAGAATCTTCAATGGTTTCGTTTTTTGTGAAGGATATTAAAGTCGAGTTGTTTgtaaaacaaaatgaaatagTTTCATGTTCAATATTGGACGATATTCATGATTTTAgtcaaaataataaaagtaaaTGGGAAATTGCATTGCTCGGTTCTTTGGATGATTTGGAATTAAAATTAAACCATTCTTTCGCGACAATATTCAAGTGA
- the YFT2 gene encoding Yft2p (Protein needed for ER membrane biosynthesis in response to ER stress; member of the highly conserved FIT family of proteins involved in triglyceride droplet biosynthesis; homologous to human FIT2/FITM2, a fatty acyl-CoA diphosphatase; interacts with Sst2p and Hsp82p in high-throughput two-hybrid screens) — protein MIRQLNYWSRKAYLIYPFQVFVGALLSIVVSSETLNHQKETCALLKSSNIFNVIFAYKANQLWPFLFFSLAFLQIYFHYLARMDILPLPISSTETSSSYLTYTNHWPLLKNRIISIMITQYACKFVLKYLLLFLNFQFIDHVFIWTGGECSSGSKTTSAEKCRLENGKWDGGFDISGHFCFLVSISMILWMELHLFSRFVQAEDMFWVVNKWVRACLAIVCAVLVIWICILWVTAIYYHTILEKVLGCLMGFICPVFIYHILPKIGILHNYLYL, from the coding sequence aTGATACGTCAGCTCAATTATTGGTCAAGGAAGGCGTATCTCATTTACCCCTTTCAAGTTTTTGTAGGCGCATTATTATCAATAGTAGTATCTTCAGAAACATTAAACCATCAAAAAGAGACATGCGCTCTATTGAAATCGtccaatattttcaatgttATTTTTGCATACAAAGCGAACCAACTGTGgccatttttattctttagTTTGGCTTTTCTGCAAATATACTTCCACTATCTAGCAAGAATGGATATATTGCCTTTACCAATATCAAGTACCGAAACTAGCTCTTCCTATTTAACATATACTAACCATTGGCCTCTGCTCAAAAATAGAATAATCAGTATTATGATCACTCAATATGCTTGCAAGTTCGTTCTAAAATAtctattattgtttttgaatttccaATTTATCGATCATGTTTTCATTTGGACAGGGGGAGAATGCAGTTCTGGTAGTAAAACGACATCAGCTGAAAAGTGCCGTCTAGAAAATGGGAAATGGGATGGTGGGTTTGACATTAGTGGACACTTCTGCTTTCTTGTGAGTATAAGCATGATTCTTTGGATGGAACTTCACTTATTCAGTAGATTTGTTCAAGCTGAAGATATGTTTTGGGTTGTGAATAAGTGGGTACGAGCTTGCCTTGCCATTGTTTGCGCTGTCCTAGTAATTTGGATATGTATTCTCTGGGTTACCGCTATTTATTATCATACTATCTTGGAAAAAGTGTTAGGTTGCCTTATGGGTTTCATATGCCCTGTTTTCATATACCACATTCTACCCAAAATTGGGATACTACACAATTACTTATATCTATGA